The genomic region tatactaacaaataaactaatcgcaatatactaacaaataaattaatcacaatatactaacaaataaattaattacaatattcacactaacaaacaaaaaaacaaaaattttctaatacattctaattgtttcttaaaaaaaaagaacctagcaaataatcacaatattaactaacaaaaaatattcccaatattgTAAAAACATTACCTGTGAGATATTGTTGTTAATGTGAGTGATGTGTGAGAGTTGATGAAAgttgtgagtgtgagtgtggTGTGAGACTTGAGGAAAGttgtgagtgagtgagtgaagAGAGGGTGTGAGCCAGGTAAGGGGGGAAAAAAGTCACAGCTGGGACCCATATGCTACACGTGGATGGGCTGGGGACCATTCATAAAAATCGAATCCAGTAGACTTGATTTCCATTAAAGAGAAATCGAGTCTAATTTACTCGAGTTATACATCGACGTGGCCGAAAAGCACTGGTGGGACCAAACCAAAAATAGAGTCCAGtaaactcaattttcattaaAGAGCACATGACCTGAGTGTGAAAAAGTCTTGGTGGAACCAGCCTAGAAACTCGAGTCCAATAGAGTTGATTTTCATGACCAAAAACTGAGTTCATTAAACTCGATTTGCATGCCTACGTGGACAAGTTGTCCACCTCAGCTATTGGCGTAATGGAAAAATCGAATACATTATACTCGATTTTTAAGCCAAAATCGATACTAACACACTCAAATTGTTAGttagcaaaataatttcaaaccttggctaactaataaaatactttagattttattgttatttttcaaaaaaaaatccctaaactttttccataaataaaacaattttggTAAATGAGTACACGTGGGCAGATCCCTAACTCCCAAAAATATAAGATCATCTTCAACATCAACTGTCCCATACCAAAATTCCAGTAATCTACAGACTTTCCTGTACACTCCACATTACACAGTTCCTCTCAGTCTCCATGGCCTTAGCTCAAATTTCCTCGTCTCTCTCCCTTTCGGTCCGCGGTAccctctgtgtgtgtgtgtgtgtgtgtgtgtcaatgagttttattttcattaaccTCGTACTTTGTTTTTTCATTCTAATAATGAAGGTGATGACTATGTTGCAGATGCATATGCTTTTAGCTCACCCAAAACCTCTTCTGCAACTCCTCGCCTTCCACTTTCCAAGCTTTCACTATATGGGTCCGTTTTTGCCACTGGTTCTCCGCTCTGTAAGCAttctaattatattttcaatgcTTCTTGTTTGTTTCTGGCAGAAACTTCTACACAAATATGCAACTTAAAATGGGGCtgaaagtattattattattttaaaaaataaagtagaatGAATGCTACGATTTTCCATTATTCACAAAATTGTATGCTACCAAAGCTGTGCTGTGTCTGTGTGTGcgagttgttgttgttggttcaaTCTAGGAAGCATGGACACTTCATTTGGGATACCATACTTGCGTCATACTGGTGCTGTTTCCACCttgtcatgttataatttttcagaaattgctCATTCCGCTATGTCATATCCTTATCCGTGTCTGTGGTTCCTAGCGTACAATTAGTTATTTGAAAAGAAGATCTTTTATTGCAATTTTTGTTACTACAAATTATGTAGTGAGCAGGTAACTGATTCCCATATCTATATTTACCTTCTTGAAAAGAAGTTGTAGTTAATGTTGGTGGTCTAGTAAACCATGGGAAGAAAGAAAACTTATAAAAGCATAATCAATAGTTCTCCTTGGATTAGGAGAAGTAATAGGCAACTGGGCTTTATTATAAAAAGCAGAATTTCTTAAATGGTTTGAAGAAGGGTGCCGtctaggtaaaaaaaaaaaaaaaaagagaggagagaagaGTGCTGCAAGccagagaggaaaagaaaaaaagttgcaGTGCGCacttgtgtgtgagagagagcaaagaaaagCAATGTGTTTTTTCTTTAGTCATTGAGAcacatgaagaagaaaaatttggGGCTTTCTATATGGTGAGGTTTTGAAATGTGGGGTTTAAGTGCTACAATCACAAAGACTTGTTTTATCCAGGGTGAGTGAAGGTCTTAAGGTTCTTATCATATCCTAGAGAGTGATATTATTGTATTTGATGTGAATCATATTCTAGTTGTCTTGCTAATCAAGGAAGTATTATGTTTTTTGTCCTTTCCATTCGTTTTCTTGCCAAATACTCCTTCTTTATGCTACCCCAGAATATCCATTGAACAATCTCCACTAACTGCAGTAGATGTTTGAATGCTACAGTAAAAACACCTTATGCAAGTAGGGCATAACTTACGATGACTTCTAAAAGAGAAATTAACTAGGCTTTATCTTCGTATTCCACTAGAAGATTTTTTGAAGTAATTGTAAATCATGTTGGTGCCCAATGTACCTCATTATTAACAAGTCATGCTTAACATATCTCCCAGCTTATTTTTATCTGTACACCTAAGTGTTTGGATGGCCAAACACACCTTCGCTTTGGGATTTTGTTATCACCTTggtatatttttccttttctctgtCTTTTGCTCGAGGTGGTTCATTCTTGTATACTTTTTGTGTACTTGGGTTACGTCCCCTtgccttcattttctttttcccttttcagataaatttacttataaaaggTGTCCAGatatctcctttttttttttttttttttttttttcttcttttatcatCTTAGCTAGATTGTGGTACTGATTGGTGGCTGTGATGGTACAGAGCATGTGCTcaatgatcaaaatcaaattcttTAGTGATTAACCTTATGGCTCTCACAACCATTTTACAATAATTGTGTTAATGATGGTCTATTTATAGTTCTCACCTACCTATTTAGTATATCATGACTATAGGCAtaacttgtttattttgaacAGTTTGTCTAagtcattttctttcttaaagatttcACCATTGTTACAGaatttcttataattttgtGATCATCTCACATTTGAACATATGAATGCAACCGTTTTGCCAGTATCCTATCTAAGGTACTTGGGTTGCGATAATGTGTTGCCAATTTCTTTGCTTACCCAGGATAACAGTTGCCATGTTTGCTGGCAAAAAATGCAGTGATTCAGATGTGAGCTCATGAGCTTTTAGTCTTGAATGCTTACCTGACATGACATAtacagattttatttttaatttttttatttaaaaatttaaaatcattttttcattgCTCTGAAGTTCAAATTGCATATCTATCATCAAAATTCTTGTCTGGTCAATgttcccatttttcttttctttctctttttctttgcctCATATGGTCtggcttttcttttccttatttcCCTCTTATTTCTATATGGTCACTAAGAGAACAtactaaaagaaagagaatttgaattatttgtaAAATGTAGTCTTAAATTTTCCTCAATATTCTTGGCAACCTAATGATCACTTAATTGGTGAGAGCTGATGCTTGCTTTCATTTTTAGTGATACGACAAACTTGTTACCAAAAGCAGCCTGCAGGCAAAGCAATGTTACTTCCCATAAGATGTGAACAAGGCACCCAGGACAACAGTTCAGATGTATGGCTAGGCCGATTTGCAATGATTGGCTTTGCAGTGGCTATTACTGTTGAGGTAACAACAGGCAAGGGACTTTTGGAGGTATGTCACATGCTATGGGTTTTTAGATCCAAACAAAAGCTATCTTTTAGTTTCAAGCATAGTTTTTTGTTTCAGCACTGGTTGCTGGATACAACTTGCAGTTTTTTGCAAaccacaaataacaaaaaaaaaaaaaaggcattataTTCATCAGGAAATTAAAACAAGTAAAATGTCCTGTGACTATCTTTAATGATATCTGTGTATTACATGTTAAAAAAGTTTACTATATTTGTGTCGCTTATTTCATAAACTCATACAATTTAATGTTGCTTTAAAGTGTCAATAACTAATGTGAGAGACTAATGATGATCTTTAGCTCTATTAGAAGCATCATTTGTAAATTACTTGTTCAAATTTAAAGCTAGAGAAAATTATCTTGGTTTAATCAATTGAGTGAGGCGTCCTTAATTAAACAAACCTACCCCCCCCCGCCCCCAGCGGCCCTCTTCCCCTCCTATTCTATATTTATAAACACTCACAAACACCTCATCCCTCAAAAAGGAAGATATGTATGACATCACTGAAGGAAATCATCTCATTAATGAGGATTGCCTTGGACATTAGATGATGTCTGAGCCAACTATCCTGTAGTCCAGTTTTCTACAGTCTTGGGAACCTTCAAGCCAGGGGCTTTGGTGTGGAGATCCTGGAGAATCTTGGCTATTGATGTTTTTTAATACCTGTTGAAACATAAGATACCTTTTGGGTGATTATTAGTTTATTGTTTCCTGTTGATCATTTGATGCCTGTTTCTAATGTTGGAAAGTCAAAAGTTGATGCCCACCAAGGGAatgccacacacacacacatatatattcttGCCAAAAAGGGAATGGTATTTCTAATCCATCATAAGGTTCAAAAATGCGAGCATTTATAAATTCCCTCATCATATTTGGTTTCCTCTTAGCTTGGAAGTTGTCAAATCATTTTCGTGGAAGTCAAGTTTATTGGTTTCGATAGTTTTTTCTTGTTGACATGGAAACCCtctactcttctctctctgcacacacacacacacacaaacaaaagcGCACACAACCAAATATTGCAAGAGCAACATTGCACTCATgaacaattatttaaaaatgtttggtcattttaatttttgcagAATTTTGGGCTCACAAGTCCCCTGCCTACAGTAGCCTTGGCAGTTACAGCATTCGTGGGCATTTTAACAGCAGTTTTTATCTTCCAGTCCGCTTCAAAAGATTGATCACGTTTTAGGTCACTTCATGTTTGTAAAGTTTGTAATTCTGAAAAATCTACTAGATTACTTTTTGTCcatttgtttgtaattttgtatcaATGCCAACATTAGCATCAAGAttccaagagccttgtaactcaattcCATTACTTGATTCTCCCATAAAGGAAAACATTGGTTCAAATCCCTCTCCCCCACTTGTTGTAACCAAAAAACATTGACATTAAGATTTCAGAATGTACCAGATATGGAAACTTCAATATATGTAAAGGCTTTTCTCTGTGGTGTTACTTTCACTTATTCTTCAGTGCTACACTGGAGCTTTTCCTCATCCTAATgctatttgtaaaaaatattctcaaaaaacaatgcagttgtgaattttttttccaaatataatACTGTTGATGTTATAAAAGCCTATatgcatttaatattttcttaaggTTTGAGTGACAACTACAAATATACTATGTTAGGTTTGAAAGGAGGGATGCATTTTTCCTTGGCCATAGGTTTGAAGGGTGTTGAGTCTGTTGACACTTGAAAGTTAACATAT from Castanea sativa cultivar Marrone di Chiusa Pesio chromosome 11, ASM4071231v1 harbors:
- the LOC142615123 gene encoding stress enhanced protein 1, chloroplastic-like isoform X2; the encoded protein is MALAQISSSLSLSVRDAYAFSSPKTSSATPRLPLSKLSLYGSVFATGSPLLIRQTCYQKQPAGKAMLLPIRCEQGTQDNSSDVWLGRFAMIGFAVAITVEVTTGKGLLENFGLTSPLPTVALAVTAFVGILTAVFIFQSASKD
- the LOC142615123 gene encoding stress enhanced protein 1, chloroplastic-like isoform X1 → MALAQISSSLSLSVRGTLYAYAFSSPKTSSATPRLPLSKLSLYGSVFATGSPLLIRQTCYQKQPAGKAMLLPIRCEQGTQDNSSDVWLGRFAMIGFAVAITVEVTTGKGLLENFGLTSPLPTVALAVTAFVGILTAVFIFQSASKD